AGCTGATGCTCTTTGACGTCGCGCTCCACCACAGTTTCCACGACGCCTCAAAACAGGGCGGCGATTTCGACATGCGCAGCATCTTCGACGGCTCGCTTGTGTCGGCCGTTCCGGACCATGCCGTCACGCTGGTCGACAATCATGACACGCAGCCGCTGCAATCGCTGGAAGCGCCGGTCGAGCCCTGGTTCAAACCTCTCGCCTACGCGATCATCCTGCTGCGCGAAGAGGGCGTTCCCTGCGTCTTTTATCCCGACCTGTTCGGCACTGGTTACACCGACACCGGCAATGACGGTAACGAGCATAAGATCGATATGCCCGCCATCGAATGCCTGCCGAAGCTCATCGAGGCCCGCAGTCGCTTTGCCAACGGTCCCCAGACGGATATTTTCGACGATGCCGGCTGCATCGCCTTTATCCGCCACGGCACTGCCGATGCGCCGGGCTGCGTGGTGGTGATGTCAAATGGCGAGCCGGGCGAAAAACAGGCCGACCTCGGCCCCGAGCGGGCAGGATCGGTATGGCGCGATTTTCTAGGCCACCGGGAAGAACAGATAACGCTTGATGAGAGCGGCAAAGGCACCTTCCCCACAAATGGCGGCAGCGTCAGTGTCTGGGTTGCCGCCGATTCCGAATAGGAAGTAGCCGTTTCAACCCGGACAACCGCTCATTCTGCGGATACGAGGCGGCGCGGACCAGCGCCGTCATCGGCCAGAACATCGTTCGGATTGCGCAGGGGACAATCATCCAACGACAGGCAACCGCAGCCGATGCAGCCAGTCAGCTGGTCTCGCAGCATCACCAGATTGTTGATGCGAGTCTGGAGCATTTCCCGCCAGGACTGTGAGAACCTGCGCCAGTCCGCCGTCGTCGCCACCCGGTCCTGCGGCAAATCTGCCATCGCGTCCCTGATGATGCTGAGCTGGATGCCGGCCCGTTGCGCGATGCGGATGATGGCGATGCGCCGCAGGACGGCGCGATGATAACGAC
The DNA window shown above is from Agrobacterium tumefaciens and carries:
- the soxR gene encoding redox-sensitive transcriptional activator SoxR — encoded protein: MENTIFKHSLSVGDVARRSGIAVSTIHFYEAKGLIEGWRTAGNQRRYHRAVLRRIAIIRIAQRAGIQLSIIRDAMADLPQDRVATTADWRRFSQSWREMLQTRINNLVMLRDQLTGCIGCGCLSLDDCPLRNPNDVLADDGAGPRRLVSAE